A stretch of Mesorhizobium sp. M2A.F.Ca.ET.046.03.2.1 DNA encodes these proteins:
- the hemW gene encoding radical SAM family heme chaperone HemW, translating into MSAVTIPLDRSPGFGVYIHWPFCAAKCPYCDFNSHVRHQPVDQERFARAFETELATMRARAGPREVTSIFLGGGTPSLMKPETVGAVLEAVAKNWTVPDGIEVTLEANPSSVEAERFRGYRAAGVNRVSLGVQALNDKDLRFLGRLHNVEEALHAIGLARDIFPRLSFDLIYARPGQAPEAWGAELEQAIGYAVDHLSLYQLTIEEGTPFHALYAAKKFTLPDNDHAADLYALTQEVTAGHGLPAYEISNHARPGAESRHNLTYWRYGEYVGVGPGAHGRFVENGRRTVTIAERMPETWVNLVEAKGHGVTGGEILTRAEEADEFLLMGLRLAEGIDLQRYEALSGRGLSSARLSVLQEEGLVAPVGNARLRATTAGMIVLDAVVADLAR; encoded by the coding sequence ATGAGCGCAGTGACCATACCGCTCGACCGCAGCCCCGGCTTCGGCGTCTACATCCACTGGCCATTCTGCGCGGCCAAGTGCCCTTACTGCGACTTCAACAGCCATGTCCGCCACCAGCCGGTCGACCAGGAGCGCTTTGCGCGCGCCTTCGAGACGGAGCTTGCGACCATGCGCGCCCGCGCCGGGCCGCGCGAGGTGACCAGCATCTTCCTCGGCGGCGGCACGCCGTCGCTGATGAAGCCGGAAACGGTGGGCGCGGTGCTGGAGGCGGTGGCGAAGAACTGGACGGTGCCTGACGGCATCGAGGTGACGCTGGAGGCCAACCCGTCCTCGGTCGAGGCCGAGCGCTTTCGCGGCTATCGCGCCGCGGGCGTCAACCGCGTCTCGCTCGGCGTGCAGGCGCTGAACGACAAGGACCTGCGCTTTCTCGGCCGGCTGCACAACGTCGAGGAGGCACTGCACGCCATCGGGCTGGCGCGGGACATATTTCCCCGTCTCTCCTTCGACCTGATCTATGCCCGGCCCGGCCAGGCGCCGGAGGCGTGGGGCGCGGAGCTGGAGCAGGCGATCGGCTATGCAGTCGACCATCTGTCGCTCTACCAGCTGACTATCGAGGAGGGCACGCCCTTCCACGCGCTCTACGCGGCAAAGAAATTCACGCTGCCTGACAACGACCATGCCGCCGACCTCTACGCGCTGACGCAGGAGGTGACGGCGGGGCATGGGCTGCCGGCCTATGAGATTTCCAACCACGCCCGGCCGGGCGCCGAAAGCCGGCACAACCTCACCTATTGGCGCTATGGCGAATATGTCGGCGTCGGCCCGGGCGCGCATGGCCGCTTCGTCGAGAACGGCCGCCGCACGGTGACTATAGCGGAAAGGATGCCGGAGACCTGGGTCAATCTGGTCGAGGCCAAGGGTCACGGCGTCACCGGCGGCGAGATCCTGACCCGCGCGGAAGAGGCCGACGAGTTCCTGCTGATGGGCTTGCGGCTCGCCGAAGGCATCGACCTGCAGCGCTACGAGGCGCTCTCGGGGCGCGGCCTTTCCAGCGCGCGGCTCTCGGTGCTGCAGGAGGAGGGGCTGGTGGCGCCGGTCGGCAATGCAAGGCTCCGCGCCACGACGGCAGGGATGATCGTGCTGGATGCGGTGGTGGCGGATTTGGCAAGGTAA
- a CDS encoding LysE family translocator codes for MTLTGFLAYSAALGVAAAIPGPGVTALVARALGSGFRSSLAMSFGLLLGDLTYLTAVVLGLAFVAQTFGMVFLAIKWAGVAYLAFLAWRFWTSGITPETVEARKARGGLLSSFIAGLTVTLGNPKTMIFYLAITPTIVDLKTITLADYAILAMLTVVVLFVVLVPYLALAAKARWFLKSPRALKVLNRTAAGFMMGAAAAIAARQ; via the coding sequence ATGACACTCACCGGATTCCTCGCTTACAGCGCAGCCCTCGGCGTCGCCGCCGCCATTCCGGGCCCCGGCGTCACGGCGCTGGTCGCCCGCGCGCTCGGCTCCGGCTTCCGCTCCTCGCTTGCCATGTCGTTTGGCCTGCTGCTCGGCGACCTAACCTATCTCACCGCCGTCGTGCTTGGGCTGGCCTTCGTCGCCCAGACCTTCGGCATGGTCTTCCTCGCCATCAAATGGGCCGGCGTCGCCTATCTCGCCTTCCTCGCCTGGCGCTTCTGGACCAGCGGTATCACGCCCGAGACCGTCGAGGCGCGCAAGGCCCGGGGCGGGCTGCTGTCGAGCTTCATCGCCGGGCTGACGGTGACGCTCGGCAATCCGAAGACGATGATCTTCTATCTCGCCATCACGCCGACCATCGTCGACCTGAAGACGATCACGCTCGCCGACTACGCCATTTTGGCGATGCTCACCGTGGTCGTGCTGTTCGTGGTGCTGGTGCCTTATCTGGCGCTGGCCGCCAAGGCGCGCTGGTTCCTGAAATCGCCACGCGCGTTGAAGGTGCTCAACCGCACCGCCGCCGGCTTCATGATGGGCGCGGCGGCCGCCATCGCGGCCCGCCAGTAG
- a CDS encoding low molecular weight protein tyrosine phosphatase family protein, translating to MKNVLFVCSQNRLRSPTAEQVFSRLRDIEVESAGTNHDADNPLTHELVAWADIIFVMEKAHRAKLQKKFRSSLNGARVICLDIPDDYEFMDPELVRLLEARVPRYL from the coding sequence TTGAAGAACGTTCTCTTCGTCTGCAGCCAGAACCGGCTGCGCAGCCCGACGGCCGAGCAGGTGTTTTCCAGGCTCCGCGACATCGAAGTCGAATCGGCCGGCACCAACCATGATGCCGACAATCCGCTGACGCATGAGCTGGTGGCGTGGGCCGACATCATCTTCGTCATGGAGAAGGCGCATCGCGCCAAGCTGCAGAAGAAGTTCCGCTCGAGCCTGAACGGCGCCAGGGTGATTTGCCTCGATATCCCGGACGACTACGAGTTCATGGACCCGGAACTTGTGCGGTTGCTGGAGGCGAGGGTGCCGCGCTATCTCTGA
- a CDS encoding sorbosone dehydrogenase family protein, with translation MIRIAGLAGTALILATGAFAQQAPLLSGEKAFGDWKADRPGVRRLLKPQDQPKPNVAESAANGGGVTDRPEDAKPQLPPGFSIELVASGIDSPRVVRVAPNGDLFVADSRANQVRVYRLAQGSAKVAETSIFAKRLTRPYGIAFYPPGDKPQWVYVANSNSVVRFPYRDGDLEASAKPETIVAKIPASHHWTRDIAFSPDGKTLYLSVGSGSNIAEDMGAKPKGGVEAWAKSQPLGEGWGAEQGRADVLAFDPDGSNRRTVATGLRNCSGMTVQPATGALWCVVNERDELGDNTPFEYATAVKDGAFYGWPWYYIGDNEDPRHKGARPDLAGKVTLPDVLIQAHSAPLNIAFYSGGNFPADGFPAEYRGDAFVTLHGSWNRNVRTGYKVVRLRFQDGKPTGEYDDFATGFVISDDAVWGRPVGVAVAKDGALILTEDGNGTIWRVTYGG, from the coding sequence ATGATACGGATCGCCGGCCTTGCGGGCACTGCCTTGATTCTCGCCACCGGTGCCTTTGCGCAGCAGGCCCCCTTGCTCAGCGGCGAAAAGGCCTTCGGCGACTGGAAAGCCGATCGTCCGGGCGTGCGCCGGCTGCTGAAGCCGCAGGATCAGCCGAAACCCAATGTGGCGGAGTCCGCCGCCAATGGCGGCGGCGTCACCGATCGCCCGGAGGACGCGAAGCCACAGCTTCCGCCGGGCTTTTCCATCGAGCTGGTCGCATCGGGTATCGACAGTCCACGCGTGGTCCGCGTGGCGCCGAACGGCGACCTCTTCGTCGCCGACAGCCGGGCAAACCAGGTCCGCGTCTATCGCCTGGCGCAAGGCAGCGCGAAGGTCGCCGAGACGTCGATCTTTGCCAAGCGCCTGACGCGACCCTACGGCATCGCCTTTTATCCGCCGGGCGACAAGCCGCAATGGGTCTATGTGGCCAACAGCAACAGCGTCGTGCGCTTCCCCTATCGCGACGGCGACCTTGAAGCGTCCGCCAAGCCGGAGACCATCGTCGCGAAAATCCCCGCCAGCCACCACTGGACGCGCGACATCGCCTTTTCGCCCGACGGCAAGACGCTCTATCTGTCGGTCGGCTCCGGCTCCAACATCGCCGAGGATATGGGGGCGAAGCCGAAGGGCGGTGTCGAGGCGTGGGCGAAATCGCAGCCGCTGGGCGAGGGCTGGGGCGCGGAACAGGGCCGTGCTGACGTGCTCGCCTTCGACCCCGACGGCAGCAACCGCAGGACCGTCGCCACCGGCCTGCGCAACTGCTCCGGCATGACCGTGCAGCCGGCGACCGGCGCGCTCTGGTGCGTCGTCAACGAACGTGACGAGCTTGGCGACAACACACCCTTCGAATACGCGACCGCGGTGAAGGACGGCGCGTTCTATGGCTGGCCCTGGTATTACATCGGCGACAACGAGGACCCGCGCCACAAGGGCGCGCGCCCAGACCTCGCTGGCAAGGTCACGCTGCCCGACGTGCTGATCCAGGCGCATTCGGCGCCGCTCAACATCGCCTTCTATAGTGGCGGCAACTTCCCGGCTGACGGTTTTCCTGCTGAATATAGGGGCGACGCCTTCGTCACCCTGCACGGCTCGTGGAACCGCAATGTTCGCACCGGCTACAAGGTGGTGCGGCTACGGTTCCAGGACGGCAAGCCGACCGGCGAATATGACGACTTCGCCACCGGCTTCGTCATATCCGACGACGCGGTCTGGGGCCGGCCGGTCGGCGTCGCTGTCGCCAAGGACGGCGCGCTGATCCTCACCGAGGACGGCAACGGTACGATCTGGCGTGTGACGTATGGCGGGTAA
- a CDS encoding undecaprenyl-diphosphate phosphatase: MESQTIVEALLLGLLEGLTEFIPVSSTGHILLAGHFLGFHSTGKAFEILIQLGAILAILSVYFGKLWQMLIKLPSDPQTRHFVIGILIAFLPAAVIGAVGHDFIKNYLFESPKLICSMLIIGGVVLLVVDRINFKPVHHDVERFPLSVYLKIGLFQCLSLIPGTSRSGSTIVGALLMGVDKRAAAEFSFFLAMPTMVGAFAFDLFKNRNVLTSADLPIISVGFIAAFVAALIVVRFLLDYVSKNGYALFGWWRLAVGVAGLAALMVWG; this comes from the coding sequence ATGGAAAGCCAGACCATCGTCGAAGCGCTGCTGCTTGGGCTGCTGGAGGGCCTGACCGAGTTCATCCCGGTGTCCTCGACCGGCCACATCCTGCTTGCCGGCCATTTCCTCGGCTTCCACTCCACCGGCAAGGCCTTCGAGATCCTGATCCAGCTCGGCGCGATCCTGGCCATTTTGAGTGTCTATTTCGGCAAGCTCTGGCAGATGCTGATCAAGCTGCCCAGCGATCCGCAGACCAGGCATTTCGTCATCGGCATCCTGATCGCCTTCCTGCCGGCCGCGGTCATCGGCGCCGTAGGTCACGACTTCATCAAAAACTATCTGTTCGAATCGCCAAAACTGATCTGCAGCATGCTGATCATTGGCGGCGTGGTGCTGCTCGTCGTCGACCGCATCAACTTCAAGCCGGTGCATCACGACGTCGAGCGCTTCCCGTTGAGCGTCTATCTCAAGATCGGCCTGTTCCAGTGCCTGTCGCTGATCCCGGGCACCTCGCGTTCCGGCTCGACCATCGTCGGCGCGCTGCTGATGGGCGTCGACAAGCGCGCGGCGGCGGAATTCTCCTTCTTCCTCGCCATGCCTACCATGGTCGGCGCCTTCGCCTTCGACCTCTTCAAGAACCGCAACGTGCTGACTTCGGCCGACCTGCCGATCATTTCCGTCGGCTTCATCGCCGCCTTCGTCGCCGCGCTGATCGTCGTGCGCTTCCTGCTCGATTACGTCTCGAAGAACGGCTACGCGCTGTTCGGCTGGTGGCGGCTTGCGGTCGGGGTAGCGGGGCTGGCGGCGCTGATGGTTTGGGGGTGA
- a CDS encoding VOC family protein, with amino-acid sequence MIPSAILESALYVTNLAAAETFYRDIIGLEPLGKVEGRHVFFRCGDGVLLLFNAEATKIPPAPDARLKVPPHGTAGEGHLCFAATADEIAAWRKHLAANNIAIESDFEWPQGGHSIYIRDPSGNSIEFAEPRIWSF; translated from the coding sequence GTGATACCCTCTGCAATTTTGGAATCAGCTCTCTACGTCACCAATTTGGCTGCCGCCGAAACCTTCTACCGCGACATCATCGGCCTCGAGCCACTGGGCAAGGTCGAGGGGCGCCATGTCTTCTTCCGTTGCGGTGACGGCGTATTGCTTCTCTTCAACGCCGAGGCGACCAAAATCCCTCCGGCGCCTGACGCCCGGCTGAAAGTGCCGCCGCATGGCACGGCCGGCGAGGGGCATCTCTGCTTTGCGGCTACCGCCGACGAAATCGCCGCATGGCGCAAGCATCTCGCCGCGAACAACATCGCCATCGAAAGCGACTTCGAATGGCCGCAAGGCGGGCACTCGATCTATATCCGCGACCCTTCGGGCAATTCGATCGAGTTCGCCGAGCCAAGGATCTGGAGTTTCTGA
- the rph gene encoding ribonuclease PH, whose amino-acid sequence MRPSKRQADEMRAISFERGVSKHAEGSCLVKFGDTHVLCTASLEEKVPAWMRNSGKGWVTAEYGMLPRSTGERMRREASAGKQGGRTLEIQRLIGRSLRAVVDLQALGEQQITVDCDVIQADGGTRTASITGGWVALYDCLRWMEARQMVSVAKVLKDHVAAISCGIHDGQPVIDLDYLEDSSAGTDANFVMTGKGGIVEIQGTAEGEPFSEEQFAALMGLAKKGISRLVSLQQMAVA is encoded by the coding sequence ATGCGCCCCTCCAAACGCCAAGCCGACGAAATGCGCGCCATCTCCTTCGAGCGCGGCGTGTCCAAGCATGCCGAAGGCTCGTGCTTGGTGAAGTTCGGCGACACGCATGTCCTGTGCACCGCGAGCCTTGAGGAAAAGGTGCCGGCCTGGATGCGCAATTCCGGCAAGGGCTGGGTGACGGCCGAATACGGCATGCTGCCGCGCTCGACCGGCGAGCGCATGCGGCGCGAGGCCTCCGCCGGCAAGCAGGGCGGCCGCACGCTGGAGATCCAGCGGCTGATCGGCCGGAGCTTGCGCGCCGTGGTCGACCTGCAGGCGCTGGGCGAACAGCAGATCACCGTCGACTGCGACGTGATCCAGGCCGATGGCGGCACCCGCACCGCCTCGATCACCGGCGGCTGGGTGGCGCTCTACGACTGCCTGCGCTGGATGGAAGCGCGCCAGATGGTCAGCGTCGCCAAGGTGCTCAAGGACCATGTCGCGGCGATCTCCTGCGGCATCCATGACGGCCAGCCGGTCATCGACCTCGATTATCTCGAGGATTCCTCAGCCGGCACCGACGCCAATTTCGTCATGACCGGCAAGGGCGGCATCGTCGAGATCCAGGGCACGGCCGAAGGCGAGCCTTTCTCCGAGGAGCAGTTCGCGGCGCTGATGGGACTGGCCAAGAAGGGCATTTCGCGGCTGGTGAGCCTGCAGCAGATGGCGGTGGCGTAG
- the rsmI gene encoding 16S rRNA (cytidine(1402)-2'-O)-methyltransferase codes for MTGDRSSYLIGQTEIAARPLSPALYLVATPIGNLADITLRALETLAAADIVACEDTRVSRVLLERYGIRRRTTAYHEHNAQEAGPKLIEALAAGQSVALISDAGTPLVSDPGYRLVGEALEQGIRVVPIPGPSAALAALTASGLPSDAFLFAGFLPVKTGQRLAKLETFKAVPATLIFFESPRRLAETLAAMVEALGGARKAAIGRELTKAFEEMRTGTLAELAGHYAAADTPKGEIVVCVGPPEAAEEQPADIDRLLLSLAAEMPASKAASEAAKMTGGQKQALYRRLLELKDGP; via the coding sequence GTGACCGGCGACAGAAGCAGCTACCTGATCGGACAGACCGAGATCGCGGCGCGGCCGCTCTCGCCGGCGCTCTATCTGGTGGCGACGCCGATCGGCAATCTGGCTGATATCACGCTGCGCGCGCTGGAGACGCTGGCCGCAGCCGACATCGTCGCCTGCGAGGACACGCGCGTCTCGCGTGTGCTGCTCGAACGCTACGGCATCCGCCGCCGCACCACCGCCTATCACGAGCACAATGCGCAAGAGGCCGGGCCGAAGCTGATCGAGGCGCTGGCGGCCGGGCAGAGCGTGGCGCTGATCTCCGACGCCGGCACGCCCTTGGTTTCCGATCCCGGTTACCGGCTAGTCGGCGAGGCGCTGGAGCAGGGCATCCGCGTCGTGCCGATTCCTGGACCGTCGGCAGCGCTTGCGGCACTGACAGCTTCCGGCCTGCCCTCCGACGCCTTCCTGTTCGCCGGCTTCCTGCCTGTGAAGACCGGGCAGCGGCTGGCCAAACTGGAAACGTTCAAGGCGGTGCCGGCAACGCTGATTTTCTTCGAGTCGCCCAGACGGCTGGCCGAGACGCTTGCCGCCATGGTCGAGGCACTGGGGGGCGCGCGGAAGGCCGCGATCGGGCGCGAGCTGACCAAGGCTTTCGAGGAGATGCGCACCGGCACGCTGGCCGAGCTGGCCGGCCACTATGCCGCCGCCGACACGCCGAAGGGCGAGATCGTCGTCTGCGTCGGCCCGCCCGAAGCAGCGGAAGAGCAGCCGGCCGACATCGACCGGCTGCTTCTGTCTCTCGCAGCCGAAATGCCGGCTTCGAAGGCGGCATCGGAAGCGGCGAAGATGACCGGCGGCCAGAAACAGGCGCTCTACCGGCGGCTCTTGGAGCTCAAGGACGGACCATGA
- the hrcA gene encoding heat-inducible transcriptional repressor HrcA — MNRPVDPTSQSPGLQSPVLQSLDMRSRDIFRRIVDSYLRDGEPVGSRSLSRILPSSLSPATIRNVMSDLEHLGLIYAPHVSAGRLPTQTGLRFFVDAFMELGDLSDDERRIIEAQVRASGSGATLEHMLTEASQMLSGMSRGAGLVLASKNEVALKHIEFIQLEPTKALAVLVSQNGDVENRVVDLPVGTTVSQLHEASNFLNAHIRGRTLAEARAEIARIKDETKSALDTLSQDLVEKGLAVWAGAESGLPARLIVRGRANLLENVTAQADLELLRHLFEDLETQDGLLQLLDLAEEGPGVRIFIGSENKLFSLSGSSLVVAPYRDKDARVIGALGVIGPTRLNYARIVPMVDYTAQLISRMLR; from the coding sequence ATGAACAGACCAGTCGATCCGACGTCGCAGTCGCCCGGGCTTCAGTCGCCGGTACTTCAGTCACTCGACATGCGCTCGCGCGATATTTTCCGGCGGATTGTCGATTCCTATCTGCGCGACGGCGAGCCGGTCGGCTCGCGCAGCCTGTCGCGCATCCTGCCCTCCTCGCTGTCGCCGGCCACCATCCGCAACGTGATGAGCGACCTCGAGCATCTCGGCCTGATCTATGCGCCGCATGTTTCCGCCGGGCGGCTCCCGACCCAGACGGGCCTGCGCTTCTTTGTCGACGCCTTCATGGAGCTCGGCGACCTTTCAGACGACGAGCGCCGCATCATCGAGGCGCAGGTGCGCGCCTCGGGCTCCGGCGCAACGCTGGAGCATATGCTGACCGAGGCCAGCCAGATGCTGTCCGGCATGTCGCGCGGCGCCGGCCTCGTGCTCGCCTCCAAGAACGAGGTGGCGCTGAAGCACATCGAATTCATCCAGCTCGAGCCGACCAAGGCGCTGGCCGTGCTGGTGTCGCAGAACGGCGATGTCGAGAACCGCGTCGTCGACCTGCCCGTCGGCACCACCGTGTCGCAACTGCACGAGGCGTCCAATTTCCTCAACGCCCATATCCGGGGCCGCACGCTTGCCGAGGCGCGCGCCGAGATCGCCCGCATCAAGGATGAGACCAAATCCGCTCTCGACACGCTGTCGCAGGATCTTGTCGAGAAGGGGCTGGCGGTCTGGGCCGGCGCCGAAAGCGGCCTGCCGGCGCGTCTCATCGTGCGCGGCCGTGCCAACCTGCTGGAAAATGTCACCGCCCAGGCCGATCTCGAACTGCTGCGCCATCTGTTCGAGGATCTGGAGACGCAGGACGGGCTGCTGCAGCTGCTCGACCTAGCCGAGGAAGGGCCGGGCGTGCGCATCTTCATCGGCTCGGAGAACAAGCTGTTCTCGCTGTCCGGCTCGTCGCTGGTCGTCGCGCCCTATCGCGACAAGGACGCCCGCGTCATCGGCGCGCTTGGCGTCATCGGGCCGACGCGGCTGAATTACGCCCGCATCGTGCCGATGGTTGACTATACGGCACAACTGATTTCGCGCATGCTCCGCTAG
- a CDS encoding glutathione S-transferase family protein — protein MLTLFHHPMFATCRFVRLAFGEYGEELALIEEKPWTRRKEFLALNPAGTLPILLAEGDVPIVGAMVIAEYLDETRGVLKRDKRLFAEDPMQRAEIRRLTDWYLAKAESEVTRHLVRERVLKPVMPETAGGGSPDSAAIRAARANIRQHMKYTNWLAGTRHWLAGNKVTYADLAAAATLSVLDYLGEIDWREHSAAREWYTRVKSRPSFRPLLSDRVRGLSPVSHYADLDF, from the coding sequence ATGCTGACGCTTTTCCACCATCCCATGTTCGCCACCTGCCGGTTCGTGCGCCTTGCCTTTGGCGAGTATGGCGAGGAGCTGGCGCTGATCGAGGAAAAGCCGTGGACGCGGCGCAAGGAGTTCCTGGCGCTGAACCCGGCCGGCACGCTGCCGATCCTGCTCGCCGAAGGCGACGTGCCGATCGTCGGCGCCATGGTGATCGCCGAATATCTCGACGAGACGCGCGGCGTCTTGAAGCGCGACAAAAGGCTGTTCGCCGAGGATCCGATGCAGCGCGCCGAAATCCGCCGGCTGACCGACTGGTATCTGGCGAAGGCCGAAAGCGAGGTCACCCGCCACCTGGTGCGCGAGCGCGTGCTGAAGCCGGTGATGCCGGAAACCGCCGGCGGCGGCTCGCCCGATTCGGCGGCGATCCGGGCGGCGCGCGCCAACATCCGCCAGCACATGAAATACACCAATTGGCTGGCCGGCACGCGCCATTGGCTGGCCGGCAACAAGGTGACCTATGCCGACCTCGCCGCGGCGGCGACGCTTTCGGTGCTCGACTATCTCGGCGAGATCGACTGGCGCGAACACAGCGCCGCGCGCGAATGGTACACGCGGGTGAAATCGCGGCCGTCCTTCCGGCCGCTGCTCTCCGACCGGGTGCGCGGCCTGTCGCCGGTATCGCATTATGCGGACCTCGACTTCTGA
- the queG gene encoding tRNA epoxyqueuosine(34) reductase QueG, with translation MRTSTSETLRALIDAEARRAGFEAVAVTRPDAIPLAPARLAEFVADGFHGSMGWIAETLQRRAEPSTLWPDVRSIIVLAMNYGPDQDPRDILARPDRGAISVYAQNRDYHDVMKGRLKEIAGKIVAKAGGDVKVFVDTAPVMEKPLAEAAGLGWQGKHTNLVSRAHGSWLFLGTIFSTAELEPDEAEIDHCGSCRACLDACPTDAFPAPYRLDARRCISYLTIENKGPIPREFRDKIGNRIYGCDDCLAACPWNKFASAASEAKLAAREDLREPKLSDLLALDDEAFRAFFTGSPIKRIGRDRFVRNVLIAAGNSGDPLLAPIVRGLLGDASPLVRGAAIWALSRLLPDREFGELAATASRTETDAAVREEWLAGLASVEVHR, from the coding sequence ATGCGGACCTCGACTTCTGAAACCTTGCGCGCGCTGATCGACGCGGAGGCGCGCCGCGCCGGCTTCGAGGCGGTCGCCGTGACCCGCCCGGACGCGATCCCGCTGGCGCCCGCACGCCTGGCCGAATTCGTCGCCGACGGTTTCCACGGCTCGATGGGCTGGATCGCCGAGACGCTTCAACGCCGCGCCGAACCTTCGACGCTGTGGCCGGACGTGCGCTCGATCATCGTGCTGGCGATGAATTACGGCCCCGACCAGGATCCACGTGACATCCTCGCAAGACCCGACCGCGGCGCGATCTCGGTCTATGCGCAAAACCGCGACTATCATGACGTGATGAAGGGCCGGCTGAAGGAGATCGCCGGCAAGATCGTGGCCAAGGCGGGCGGCGACGTAAAGGTGTTCGTCGACACGGCGCCGGTGATGGAAAAGCCGCTGGCGGAAGCCGCAGGGCTCGGCTGGCAGGGCAAGCACACCAACCTGGTCAGCCGCGCGCATGGCTCGTGGCTGTTCCTCGGCACGATCTTCAGCACAGCCGAGCTTGAGCCCGACGAGGCCGAGATCGACCATTGCGGCTCCTGCCGCGCCTGCCTCGACGCCTGCCCGACCGATGCGTTTCCCGCGCCCTACCGACTCGATGCGCGGCGCTGCATCTCCTACCTGACCATCGAGAACAAGGGGCCGATCCCGCGCGAATTCCGCGACAAGATCGGCAACCGCATCTATGGCTGCGACGACTGCCTGGCCGCCTGCCCGTGGAACAAATTCGCCAGCGCGGCCTCGGAGGCGAAGCTTGCCGCACGCGAGGATTTGCGCGAGCCGAAGCTCTCGGACCTGCTCGCGCTCGATGACGAGGCGTTCCGCGCCTTCTTCACTGGCTCACCGATCAAGCGCATCGGCCGCGACCGTTTTGTGCGCAACGTGCTGATCGCCGCCGGCAATTCGGGCGACCCGTTGCTGGCGCCCATTGTGCGTGGCCTGCTCGGCGACGCCTCGCCGCTGGTGCGGGGTGCGGCAATCTGGGCCCTGTCGCGACTGCTCCCCGACCGCGAATTTGGCGAGCTTGCCGCCACGGCTTCGAGGACCGAGACCGATGCGGCGGTTCGCGAAGAATGGCTGGCGGGCTTGGCATCCGTAGAGGTTCATCGATGA
- the rdgB gene encoding RdgB/HAM1 family non-canonical purine NTP pyrophosphatase: MHSLNGRKIVVASHNAGKLREFADLMAPFGFEAKSAKEYGLPEPDETGTTFEENAYIKAFAAAKATGLPALSDDSGLCVDALDGAPGVYTANWAEKPDGTRDFGMAMQKTETALQEAGATKPSQRTGRFVAVICLALPDGEAEYYRGEAEGTLVWPPRGTLGFGYDPVFLPNGFDKTFGEMSAEEKHGWKPGQATALSHRARAFQKFAEARLDLARLDLARSGPA; this comes from the coding sequence ATGCATTCTTTGAACGGAAGGAAGATCGTCGTCGCCAGCCACAATGCCGGCAAGCTGCGCGAATTCGCCGACCTGATGGCGCCGTTCGGCTTCGAGGCGAAATCGGCCAAGGAATACGGCCTGCCCGAGCCGGACGAGACCGGCACGACCTTCGAGGAGAACGCCTATATCAAGGCCTTCGCCGCCGCCAAGGCGACCGGCCTGCCCGCGCTGTCGGACGATTCCGGGCTTTGCGTCGACGCGCTCGACGGCGCGCCGGGCGTCTATACCGCCAACTGGGCCGAGAAGCCGGATGGCACCCGCGATTTCGGCATGGCCATGCAGAAGACGGAGACCGCGCTGCAGGAGGCCGGCGCGACCAAGCCCTCACAGCGCACCGGCCGCTTCGTCGCCGTCATCTGCCTCGCCTTGCCGGACGGCGAGGCTGAATATTACCGGGGCGAGGCCGAGGGCACGCTGGTATGGCCGCCGCGCGGCACGCTCGGCTTCGGCTACGATCCGGTGTTTCTGCCCAACGGTTTCGACAAGACTTTTGGCGAGATGAGCGCGGAAGAAAAGCATGGCTGGAAGCCCGGCCAGGCGACGGCGCTTTCGCACCGCGCCCGCGCCTTCCAGAAATTCGCCGAAGCGCGACTGGATTTGGCCAGGTTGGATCTGGCGCGATCAGGACCCGCATGA
- a CDS encoding YraN family protein translates to MAERTVGHRRKAYRRGHRGEWLAALALMLKGYRILARRHRTRLGEIDLIARRGDLVLFVEVKARRTLIEAMEAIGHESERRIEGAADLWLSRQPDYGRLSMRFDMVAVLPWRWPVHVENAFYGRN, encoded by the coding sequence GTGGCTGAGCGCACGGTCGGCCATCGCCGCAAGGCCTATCGGCGCGGTCATCGCGGCGAATGGCTGGCGGCGCTGGCGCTGATGCTGAAAGGCTACCGCATCCTTGCCCGCCGCCACCGCACCAGGCTCGGCGAGATCGACCTGATCGCCCGGCGCGGCGATCTCGTGCTGTTCGTCGAGGTCAAGGCGCGCCGCACGCTGATCGAGGCGATGGAAGCGATCGGCCATGAATCGGAGCGCCGCATCGAGGGCGCCGCGGATTTGTGGCTGTCGCGGCAGCCGGATTACGGGCGGCTTTCGATGCGTTTCGACATGGTGGCCGTGCTGCCCTGGCGTTGGCCGGTGCATGTCGAGAACGCGTTTTACGGGAGGAATTGA